One part of the Rutidosis leptorrhynchoides isolate AG116_Rl617_1_P2 chromosome 1, CSIRO_AGI_Rlap_v1, whole genome shotgun sequence genome encodes these proteins:
- the LOC139897098 gene encoding uncharacterized protein, whose protein sequence is MCTISLKIRGLGQLGKINWLKRICNKEKPTILGLQETKCEHTQDNIIESFWGNSDFKFVQKDSVGASGGIITIWDCNTFIFDHAIEGEFFLAFCGSWLGYDSKITFINVYGPHSSSKKQRLWSELSSLINSLTSPFIIFGDFNEVRKASERMNCVFNQQWDTNFNNFINNFGLIDIPLGGKKFTRICIKRMKFSKIDRFLVSDDILKLWPNISSKTLDRDLSDHCPILLRNTYFNSDPKPIRVFNTWLDLKDTDSIITRAWSIPMTGNRPDCILRNKLKNVKLELKKHSAQLDNLDTQILDHLKTLTNGKL, encoded by the coding sequence ATGTGTACGATATCTCTTAAAATTCGGGGACTTGGGCAATTGGGTAAAATTAATTGGCTTAAACGTATTTGTAACAAAGAGAAACCAACAATACTTGGACTACAAGAAACTAAATGTGAACATACTCAAGACAACATCATTGAATCATTCTGGGGAAACTCCGACTTCAAATTCGTCCAAAAAGATTCGGTTGGGGCATCAGGGGGAATCATCACTATTTGGGACTGTAATACATTCATCTTCGATCACGCTATTGAAGGTGAATTTTTTCTTGCATTTTGCGGATCATGGCTGGGTTATGATTCTAAGATTACATTCATAAATGTTTACGGTCCACACTCCTCTTCTAAAAAACAAAGACTATGGTCTGAGTTATCATCCCTTATAAACTCCCTCACATCCCCTTTCATCATATTCGGTGACTTTAACGAAGTTAGAAAAGCCTCAGAACGCATGAATTGTGTGTTCAATCAACAATGGGATACTAACTTTAATAACTTCATTAACAATTTCGGATTAATTGACATCCCCCTTGGCGGTAAAAAATTCACTAGAATCTGCATAAAAAGAATGAAATTCAGTAAAATAGACAGATTCCTCGTTTCAGATGACATTCTAAAATTATGGCCTAACATCTCCTCTAAAACTCTCGACCGTGATCTATCTGACCATTGTCCTATACTCCTTAGGAACACTTATTTCAACTCTGACCCTAAACCTATTCGTGTCTTTAACACTTGGCTTGACCTCAAAGACACTGATTCGATCATCACTCGGGCCTGGTCTATCCCTATGACTGGAAATCGTCCCGATTGTATCCTCCGTAACAAACTGAAAAACGTCAAATTGGAACTTAAAAAACATAGTGCTCAACTCGATAATCTTGATACTCAAATTCTAGATCACTTAAAAACATTAACGAATGGGAAGCTTTAG